Proteins co-encoded in one Polyangiaceae bacterium genomic window:
- a CDS encoding NAD(P)/FAD-dependent oxidoreductase — translation MNRTPDRFRRLDQARFDAVIVGAGMGGLTAGALLAKRGRSVLVLDQHYVPGGNATIFKRPGYEFDVGVHYLGQCQADGVLPRILAAAGAGDVRFERMDPDGFDTLVFDDLEFRVPVGIDAYRERLVEHFPAERRGIDRYVGLLSAAADIQRVAQRPKELRSLSARRLWAAARTLRWLDSTLEQFLDSCTRDPLLRAVLAAENGTYAEPPSRASLVLHVGLMLHYLESGGYYPAGGGQVLADSLAHSIEQNGGKILLSTRAKRIVIRDGRAAGVEIENKHLGRRVVEATTVISNADIKHTLLSLAEPGISQKTKTRARRWEMAPALGIVYLGVEQAALGARSANTNYWIYPSTDIERPYADARAGRFSEAPMVYATLASLKDPRNPRLAPPGVLNLQLMTVVPSQPDAWGVTHQAQEDGSYGKSAAYRERKQQFAERMRSVAGRVFDFEGRTRFEEVATPLTHTRYTGSSGGTSYGLALTPQQFLHRRPGATTELPGLLLCGASLRTAHGILGAMTSGVVAAAHVAGKSVYRDAFGALPAEDPARLAAPVPADLRSAKSTEERLEAAPR, via the coding sequence ATGAACCGAACCCCCGACCGCTTCCGCCGCTTGGACCAGGCCCGCTTCGACGCGGTGATTGTCGGGGCCGGCATGGGTGGCCTGACTGCAGGCGCGCTCCTGGCCAAACGAGGCCGCAGCGTGCTGGTGCTCGATCAGCACTACGTGCCTGGCGGCAATGCGACGATCTTCAAACGGCCGGGCTACGAGTTCGACGTTGGCGTGCACTATCTAGGTCAGTGCCAGGCAGACGGCGTGCTGCCACGCATCTTGGCGGCCGCGGGCGCCGGTGACGTGCGCTTCGAGCGCATGGATCCCGACGGCTTCGACACCCTGGTCTTCGACGACCTCGAGTTTCGCGTACCGGTCGGCATCGACGCCTACCGCGAGCGGTTGGTCGAACACTTCCCGGCGGAGCGGCGAGGAATCGACCGCTACGTGGGCCTCTTGTCCGCGGCAGCAGACATACAGCGGGTAGCGCAGCGACCGAAGGAACTCCGCAGCCTGTCGGCCCGACGCCTGTGGGCGGCAGCACGGACCCTGCGTTGGCTCGACAGCACTCTCGAACAGTTCCTGGACTCTTGCACGCGAGATCCCCTGCTTCGCGCCGTGCTCGCAGCGGAGAACGGCACCTATGCCGAACCTCCGAGCCGCGCCTCGCTGGTCCTGCACGTAGGGTTGATGCTGCACTACCTGGAAAGTGGCGGCTACTACCCCGCGGGCGGGGGCCAGGTACTGGCGGATTCCCTCGCGCACTCCATCGAGCAAAACGGCGGAAAAATCCTGCTCAGCACGCGCGCCAAACGCATCGTCATCCGCGACGGGCGCGCCGCGGGCGTCGAGATCGAGAACAAGCATCTGGGTCGACGCGTCGTGGAGGCGACGACGGTGATCAGCAACGCGGACATCAAGCACACCTTGCTGTCCCTGGCGGAACCAGGGATCTCGCAGAAGACGAAGACCCGCGCCCGCCGTTGGGAGATGGCCCCCGCCCTCGGCATCGTCTACCTGGGTGTGGAGCAGGCTGCCTTGGGGGCTCGCTCGGCAAACACCAACTACTGGATCTACCCGAGCACCGACATCGAGCGTCCCTATGCCGACGCACGCGCGGGTCGCTTCAGTGAAGCGCCCATGGTGTATGCCACGCTGGCGTCTTTGAAGGACCCGCGCAATCCACGATTGGCGCCACCCGGTGTGCTCAACCTGCAGTTGATGACAGTGGTCCCCAGTCAACCCGACGCGTGGGGCGTGACCCACCAGGCCCAGGAGGATGGCAGCTACGGCAAGAGCGCCGCGTACCGCGAGCGCAAGCAGCAATTCGCTGAGCGGATGCGAAGTGTGGCCGGCCGGGTTTTCGACTTCGAGGGGCGCACGCGCTTCGAAGAAGTTGCGACTCCCCTCACCCACACGCGCTACACGGGCTCCAGCGGTGGCACGTCCTACGGACTGGCCCTCACGCCACAGCAGTTCCTACATCGACGTCCCGGTGCGACCACAGAGTTGCCTGGCCTGTTGCTCTGTGGCGCGAGCTTGCGCACCGCGCACGGCATCCTCGGCGCCATGACGAGCGGAGTCGTGGCGGCGGCGCACGTGGCGGGCAAGAGCGTCTACCGCGATGCCTTCGGCGCGCTTCCGGCAGAGGACCCCGCGCGCCTGGCAGCACCCGTTCCGGCGGACTTGCGCAGCGCCAAGAGCACGGAAGAGCGGCTGGAGGCCGCGCCGCGCTGA
- a CDS encoding TetR/AcrR family transcriptional regulator → MASRKKRYHHGDLRAELLRAARRCLEREGVEALTLRQVARAVGVSHAAPAHHFADKQALLAAVAAQGFDELTASMIAAREIAPADAVSRLNATGVAYVGYAAAHPNLFRLMFGRELSGCDQSVFADAAARAYEVLQTAAKDVIQESDRTDDLPVVITSAWSLVHGMSLLWLDGRILVGAPAHALERMATDVTSLVGLALKAQTGPATPRRRR, encoded by the coding sequence GTGGCCTCGCGCAAAAAACGCTATCACCACGGGGATTTACGGGCAGAGCTCTTGCGGGCGGCCCGGCGCTGCCTCGAACGCGAGGGCGTGGAAGCGCTGACGCTGCGTCAGGTGGCACGCGCGGTGGGGGTGAGCCATGCGGCGCCCGCTCACCACTTTGCGGACAAGCAAGCATTACTCGCGGCGGTGGCGGCGCAGGGATTCGACGAGTTGACCGCGTCGATGATCGCTGCGCGGGAAATCGCACCTGCAGATGCCGTTTCCCGCTTGAACGCGACCGGAGTCGCCTACGTCGGCTACGCTGCCGCGCACCCGAACTTGTTTCGCCTCATGTTTGGGCGCGAGCTGTCGGGCTGCGACCAGTCCGTTTTTGCCGATGCCGCAGCGCGAGCGTATGAGGTCTTGCAGACGGCAGCCAAGGACGTGATCCAAGAATCCGACCGCACCGACGATCTCCCTGTGGTGATCACGAGTGCGTGGTCTCTCGTGCATGGCATGAGCTTGTTGTGGCTGGATGGAAGGATCTTGGTCGGCGCTCCCGCGCACGCCCTGGAGCGAATGGCGACCGACGTGACGTCGCTGGTTGGACTGGCTTTGAAGGCGCAAACCGGCCCGGCGACCCCGCGGCGGCGTCGCTAG
- a CDS encoding DEAD/DEAH box helicase: protein MEVSANLHQETNSPWAESSPPFQVRLRIYSERLLVEQDDGRYREREMAVVSLRFDYAGTQVRPRRSDDWVDEEDEERTLLRDDAAERRAQALLERHGAVELDCIDGLVANYDSEADYVINVDENVHAICSFSGPAVAELRALGWHIDTDEHFRFQVVEGGDKWVAELSERGKSTSWFQLELGVEVDGVHVDLVPALLRLLEEAPQGGRLSALSRHAARCRALPVGDGRYVAIPWERLEPILEVLAELYDGESRPRLDLLDCMLAALGRLEDAVQEGGATLQWRGRMDKVERGRRLAAGPGFAPKPAALRAELRPYQQDGLTWLCHLRDHGVGGVLADDMGLGKTLQTIALLAVEKEARRMDLPTLVVVPTSLVHGWKQQIRQFAPHLRVKVLHGKKRHDTWDKLGQADVVLTTYSVLWRDLDKFRQQQWHYVILDEAQAIKNARSQASRAARSLDARHRLALTGTPVENNLDELWSLFDFVLPGLLGSAQGFRTGFRHPIEREGNESRLLALRARVSPFVMRRLKETVARDLPPKTELVRHVELSGDQRDLYESIRVAAHSEVRTAIRKQGFEASSIMILDALTKLRQVCCDPRLVPVDAARDVTGSAKADAFFELVESDLGRGRRILVFSQFAQMLGLMSAGLRERGVRHVTLTGASTERHRLVDAFQGGEVDVFLISLKAGGTGLNLTRADTVIHYDPWWNAAAQMQATDRAHRIGQKNPVFVHNLVAVGSVEERMLALQQKKRALADTLLGSEVGKLRLLPDDIEDLFAPLDELE, encoded by the coding sequence GTGGAAGTCAGCGCAAACCTACACCAAGAGACCAACAGTCCTTGGGCCGAGTCCTCGCCGCCCTTCCAGGTGCGGCTGCGAATCTACTCCGAGCGCCTATTGGTGGAGCAGGACGATGGCCGCTACCGCGAGCGCGAGATGGCCGTGGTTTCGCTGCGCTTCGACTACGCCGGCACGCAGGTTCGACCGCGGCGAAGCGACGACTGGGTGGACGAGGAGGACGAGGAGCGCACGCTCCTTCGCGACGACGCAGCCGAGCGTCGGGCGCAAGCCTTGTTGGAACGTCACGGTGCGGTGGAGCTGGACTGCATCGACGGGCTCGTCGCCAACTACGACTCGGAAGCCGACTACGTGATCAACGTCGACGAGAACGTGCACGCGATCTGCTCATTCTCTGGGCCCGCAGTCGCGGAGCTACGCGCGCTGGGCTGGCACATCGACACCGACGAGCACTTTCGCTTCCAGGTGGTCGAGGGCGGCGACAAGTGGGTCGCGGAGCTTTCCGAGCGGGGCAAGAGCACGTCGTGGTTTCAACTCGAGCTCGGCGTGGAGGTCGACGGTGTGCACGTCGATCTGGTTCCGGCGTTGCTGCGCCTGTTGGAGGAGGCGCCGCAGGGCGGTCGGCTTTCGGCTCTATCTCGTCACGCGGCGCGCTGTCGCGCGTTGCCCGTCGGGGATGGTCGCTACGTCGCCATTCCTTGGGAGCGTCTCGAACCTATCTTGGAGGTGCTCGCCGAACTCTACGACGGCGAAAGTAGACCGCGCCTGGATCTCCTCGACTGCATGCTGGCAGCCCTGGGCCGCCTTGAAGACGCCGTGCAGGAAGGTGGAGCGACCCTGCAGTGGCGCGGGCGCATGGACAAGGTGGAACGAGGTCGTCGACTCGCGGCGGGGCCGGGGTTCGCGCCGAAGCCCGCGGCGCTGCGCGCCGAGCTTCGTCCCTACCAGCAGGACGGACTCACTTGGCTCTGTCACTTGCGCGATCACGGTGTCGGCGGCGTGCTCGCCGACGACATGGGGCTGGGCAAGACCCTGCAGACCATCGCGCTTTTGGCCGTCGAGAAGGAAGCGAGGCGCATGGATCTGCCCACCCTGGTGGTGGTGCCGACCAGTCTGGTCCACGGCTGGAAGCAACAGATCCGCCAATTCGCGCCGCACCTGCGGGTGAAGGTGTTGCATGGCAAGAAGCGCCACGATACCTGGGACAAGCTCGGACAAGCGGACGTCGTGCTCACCACCTACTCGGTGTTGTGGCGAGATCTGGACAAGTTTCGCCAGCAGCAGTGGCACTACGTGATTCTGGACGAGGCCCAGGCGATCAAGAACGCGCGCAGTCAGGCCAGTCGCGCGGCGCGCTCCCTGGACGCCCGTCATCGCCTCGCTCTCACCGGCACGCCGGTCGAAAACAATCTCGACGAGTTGTGGAGTCTGTTCGATTTCGTGCTTCCGGGACTGCTGGGATCCGCCCAGGGTTTTCGCACGGGATTCCGCCATCCCATCGAGCGCGAGGGTAACGAGAGCCGGCTGTTGGCGCTTCGAGCCCGCGTCTCTCCCTTCGTGATGCGGCGTCTCAAGGAAACCGTCGCGCGCGACCTGCCGCCGAAAACCGAGCTGGTCAGGCACGTGGAGCTGAGTGGCGACCAGCGCGATCTATACGAGAGCATTCGCGTGGCGGCTCACAGCGAGGTGCGTACGGCCATCCGTAAGCAGGGTTTCGAGGCATCGAGCATCATGATCCTGGATGCGCTGACGAAGCTGCGGCAGGTGTGCTGCGACCCGCGGCTCGTGCCCGTCGATGCTGCCCGGGACGTCACTGGGTCTGCCAAGGCCGACGCCTTCTTCGAACTCGTCGAGAGCGACCTCGGGCGCGGACGGCGTATCCTGGTGTTCTCTCAGTTTGCCCAGATGCTGGGCCTGATGTCGGCCGGCCTGCGGGAACGCGGCGTCCGCCACGTGACCCTGACCGGAGCTAGCACCGAGCGTCACCGTTTGGTTGACGCCTTCCAGGGCGGAGAAGTCGACGTGTTCCTGATCAGCCTCAAGGCCGGCGGCACGGGGCTCAATCTGACCCGCGCCGACACCGTGATCCACTACGACCCCTGGTGGAATGCAGCCGCGCAGATGCAGGCCACGGACCGCGCCCATCGCATTGGTCAGAAGAACCCGGTGTTCGTGCACAATCTCGTGGCGGTGGGCAGCGTGGAGGAACGCATGTTGGCTCTGCAGCAGAAGAAGCGCGCTCTGGCCGACACGCTCCTGGGATCCGAAGTGGGCAAGCTACGCTTGCTGCCCGATGACATCGAGGATCTGTTCGCGCCTCTCGACGAATTGGAGTAG
- a CDS encoding M66 family metalloprotease: MLRGSLPRFLFIAPAIAACTGEISGADPGAGFCEAPQTCFELCLCADGDPVRCKRACGDDISPQPDPTPGAGGYTGSGATSGGGGTAGGGASAGGGGTASGGGNAGGGGGGGTPGAGGGSGPLAASGELARGLAIQSVAIYQGTKVELFSGTTAVSDRNAPVVTGRPALVRVFVKPDPGFTTREIVARVDLGNGPTLDAKRTVSAASGDTSLDSTFNIQVPAARITAGATIAVSLLEAEGSTASGSSNGARAPSSGDAPLGAQSAGAGLEVVLVPIIVGGITPDTSPARQKEYEDHLYKLYPVSDVQISVREPITYGGSVAGTSGGSWNAVLDQLLSVRAADKPESRTYYFGLLTPQQSFSQYCSGGCIAGLSPVAGANDVWARGSIGLGFFPTGGYPGSLDTMAHEIGHAHGLPHAPCGTSNAGPFPYAGGKIGAWGYDLLAQKLIDPDKTKDVMSYCDPTWFSDYNFGKLFARQQHVHAVQNMIVTDPERMPGRYLTLLIDEDGQVSWGQPKDLTSSPLGPKRVVALRDANGNLLGNVSGFDYPTSHHAGSLVLIRESSFSGFRGARSVHPSGAWMTPLPPAQALGSVRK, translated from the coding sequence ATGTTGCGTGGCTCGCTCCCTCGGTTCTTGTTCATCGCTCCCGCAATCGCCGCCTGCACCGGTGAGATCTCCGGCGCGGATCCAGGCGCGGGATTTTGTGAGGCACCGCAGACCTGCTTCGAGCTCTGTCTCTGCGCGGACGGCGACCCAGTGCGCTGCAAACGCGCCTGCGGCGACGACATCAGTCCGCAGCCCGATCCAACGCCTGGAGCCGGGGGCTACACTGGAAGCGGCGCGACCTCTGGAGGAGGAGGCACGGCAGGTGGCGGCGCAAGCGCAGGGGGCGGCGGCACGGCCAGCGGTGGCGGCAATGCTGGCGGAGGGGGAGGAGGAGGCACACCTGGTGCTGGCGGCGGCAGTGGTCCGCTTGCGGCGAGCGGCGAGCTGGCTCGTGGCCTGGCCATCCAGTCGGTTGCCATCTATCAAGGCACCAAGGTGGAGCTCTTCTCGGGCACGACCGCCGTGAGCGATCGCAACGCCCCCGTCGTGACCGGCCGTCCCGCCCTCGTGCGCGTGTTCGTCAAGCCCGACCCGGGCTTCACCACGCGCGAGATCGTCGCACGGGTGGACTTGGGCAACGGGCCTACGCTCGACGCGAAACGAACCGTGAGCGCCGCCTCCGGCGACACTAGCCTCGACAGCACCTTCAACATTCAGGTGCCGGCGGCGCGCATCACGGCCGGAGCCACCATCGCCGTGAGCTTGCTGGAAGCGGAAGGATCCACGGCGTCTGGCTCCAGCAATGGCGCGCGCGCTCCCAGCAGTGGCGACGCACCCCTGGGCGCGCAGTCCGCAGGGGCGGGGCTCGAGGTCGTGCTCGTTCCGATCATCGTGGGCGGCATCACCCCCGACACCAGCCCAGCACGACAAAAGGAGTACGAGGACCACCTCTACAAGCTGTATCCGGTATCCGACGTTCAAATCAGCGTGCGCGAGCCCATCACCTACGGCGGCTCCGTCGCGGGAACGAGTGGTGGCAGCTGGAACGCGGTGCTCGATCAACTCCTCAGCGTTCGGGCCGCCGACAAGCCGGAGAGCCGCACCTACTACTTCGGCTTGCTCACCCCGCAGCAGTCCTTCAGCCAATACTGCTCGGGCGGCTGCATTGCGGGACTGTCACCAGTGGCAGGTGCGAACGACGTCTGGGCTCGAGGCTCGATCGGTCTGGGATTCTTCCCCACGGGTGGCTACCCCGGCAGTCTGGACACGATGGCGCACGAGATCGGCCACGCCCACGGCCTGCCACATGCGCCCTGCGGCACGTCCAACGCCGGCCCCTTTCCCTACGCCGGCGGCAAGATCGGAGCCTGGGGTTACGACTTGCTCGCACAGAAGCTCATCGATCCGGACAAGACGAAGGACGTGATGAGCTACTGCGATCCCACTTGGTTCTCGGACTACAACTTCGGAAAGCTGTTCGCGCGACAACAACACGTGCACGCGGTGCAAAACATGATCGTCACGGATCCGGAACGCATGCCGGGTCGCTACCTAACGCTCTTGATCGACGAGGACGGACAGGTGAGCTGGGGACAGCCGAAAGACTTGACCTCGTCGCCCCTGGGCCCGAAGCGCGTCGTCGCGCTCCGCGACGCAAACGGCAATCTCCTAGGGAACGTCTCGGGCTTCGACTACCCGACCAGCCACCACGCCGGCAGCCTGGTGCTCATCCGTGAGAGTAGCTTCTCGGGCTTCCGCGGAGCTCGAAGCGTGCATCCCTCGGGAGCCTGGATGACGCCCCTACCCCCGGCACAAGCTTTAGGGTCTGTCCGGAAATAA
- a CDS encoding class I SAM-dependent methyltransferase — translation MLLNRTETLLMNNPVRAALQRQVEARMFESLGGTVRGKACLEVGCGRGEGVEIIFERFGAARVDAFDLDPKMVALARQRLAGRGRSVRLWQGSVTAIDAPSGGYAAVFDFGIVHHVPDWRRALSEMYRVLEPGGRLYAEEVLAGFLASPLWSRVLDHPKEDRFDAITFAEALTATGFELRQVRTLWNRFAWFVADRPVS, via the coding sequence ATGCTGCTCAACCGCACCGAGACCTTGCTGATGAACAACCCGGTCCGCGCCGCGCTCCAGCGCCAGGTGGAGGCCAGGATGTTCGAGAGCCTGGGTGGCACCGTGCGGGGCAAGGCATGCTTGGAAGTCGGCTGCGGTCGCGGCGAGGGCGTCGAGATCATCTTCGAGCGCTTCGGCGCCGCCCGCGTGGACGCCTTTGATCTGGATCCGAAAATGGTCGCGCTGGCGAGGCAGCGCCTGGCCGGGCGTGGCCGCTCGGTGCGGCTGTGGCAAGGGAGCGTCACGGCCATCGATGCGCCGTCGGGCGGCTACGCGGCGGTGTTCGACTTTGGCATCGTGCATCACGTGCCAGACTGGCGCCGCGCCCTGTCGGAGATGTACCGGGTGCTCGAGCCCGGCGGGCGCCTGTACGCGGAAGAGGTACTGGCTGGCTTTCTGGCCAGTCCGCTTTGGAGCCGCGTCCTCGATCACCCAAAGGAGGATCGTTTCGACGCGATCACTTTTGCCGAGGCACTCACAGCCACGGGGTTCGAGCTGAGGCAGGTTCGAACCCTGTGGAACCGATTCGCCTGGTTCGTCGCAGACCGACCCGTGAGCTGA